GCTACAGGTCCAAGAATTCCAGAATAAGTTCCAAGCCAAGCATATATATATCCACTAGGATCAGACAGTAGTTTCCATGGCATTATAAGTATTCCAATAATACCTGTAATAAGACTTCCCATTTTAAAGCTTATGTGTTTAGGCGCCATATTTGAAAAATCATTTGCCGGAGAGACAATATTTGCCGCTATATTAACAGAGAGAGAAGCCACCACTATTCCGAAAAATCCAATTAATAATGCTATAGGATTAGTAAATTTGGCTATTATATCTACCGGATCCCACATGGCTTTACCATATATAACTACGGTAGCAGAAGTTATTATTATACCCATTGCGGAAAATATAGTCATAGTTATAGGAAGCCCTAAAGACTGTCCCACCATTTGCTCTTTTTGTCCTTTTGCAAATCTTGTAAAATCAGGTATGTTCAATGAAAGAGTAGCCCAAAATCCTACCATACTGGTAAGTGCTGCAGGAAATACCTTCATAAAATCACCCATATTTTTCAGCTTACTTTCCTCACTTAAAAGAGGTCCAAAGCCATGTGCAGAGCTAACTGCCCAAATTACCAAAAATACGGCTAAGACTATTACTGCCGGTGCAGCCCAATTTTCAAATTTTTTAAGCTGTTCCATTCCTTTGAATATAATAAACATCTGTATGCCCCAGAATATCATAAATGTTATAGCCGCAGGCAAGCTCAATCCCGCTATTTGAAAGCTTCCGCCCAGAGTTTCCCATCCTGGAATTACAGCAGAAAATAATACATTCAACGCACTTCCACCTATATAAGTATTGATTCCGAACCATCCACAGGCTACAATAGCTCTGAGTACTGCAGGTATATTGGCACCAAATACTCCAAAAGCCGCTCTGGAGAAAACAGGAAAATTTATTCCATATTTAGTTCCAGGATGAGCATTTAATAAAATAGGTATTAAAACTATAAGATTCCCAAGAGTAATGGTAAATAAAGCCTGATTCCAATTCATTCCCAGTGATATTAAACTCCCTGCCAGCATATAGGTAGGTATGCAGTGGGCCATTCCAATCCAAAGTGCAGTAAAATTATAAGTATTCCAGGTTCTCTCTTTAACAGGTACAGGGGCATTATCATCATTATATAATTTACTTTCTGTAACATTTATATCTGATTTATCTAACTCATATATTTCTTTTTCTCTGAGTTGTTCCATAATAATCCCTTCTTTCTTTTAATAAACAAATATATTGTTTTACATCTTATCTATATCTAATATAGTCTGAAGCAATACATTAGTCCCTTTTACACAATTATCAAGAGGAGTTTTTTCTATTTCACAATGGCTGTGTCCACCAATACTTGGAACAAATATCATAGTTACAGGCAGCATATCAGCTGCAAACTGGGCATCATGTCCAGGTCCACTGTACATTCTCATATTGGAGTATCCATAAAGATCTGCATTCTTTTCAACTAAATTCACTAATTCTTTATTAAAGCTGACAGTTTTACGTGCCCACAATTCCTTGTAGTTAACTTTACAACCTGCAAGTTCACAGGGAATGTTCTTAATGATTTTAACTACCTTCTCTACTACTTTTGGATCTTGGTGCCTTGCATCCAAAGTAAATTTAACATGCTCTGGTATAATTGTGTGCACATTGGGTGAACAGTTAATTCTGCCAGTAGTATAAACTAGCTTATCATCAAGTTTGTCAAGTTCTCTGTGAAGATACAAAATGGCCTCAGAGGCAGCTAAAAGGGCATCTTTTCTCATTTTTTGTGGGACAGTTCCTGCATGTCCAGCCTGACCTGTAAATTCAAATTCATAGTTGACCATTCCAACAACACCTTCTACCACACCAATGTCCTTTTTTGAGGCCTCAAGTACTGGTCCCTGCTCAATATGCAGCTCAAGAAGAGCTTTATAATCCTTAGGATTTATCCTATTCTTTTCATCACCTTTATATCCGCTTGCATCCAAGGCTTCTCCAAAAGTTATACCTTCTGTATCTTTTGATGCCAGCATCTTTGCCTTATCAAACTTACCAGTAACAACACCTGATGACATCATGGCAGGATCAAAACGTGCTCCTTCTTCATTAGTCCAGATCATAACCGTAATTGGATGACGATGTGGAATATTTTCTTTAACTATAGTTTCAACTGCTTCCATTGCAGTTAAAACCCCTAAAATTCCGTCATAATTTCCGCCCTGTACTACTGAATCACAATGGGATCCCATTGCAATACGTGGAAGATTTTCTGAACCTTTAAAAGTAGCATACATATTTCCCATATCATCCGTTATAATTTCTGCCCCTAGTGCTTTCATTCTTTTTGAAAATTCTCCCCTTGCCTGAAGGGCTACCTTCGATAAGGATAGCCTTGTTATACCGCCCTTTCCAGTATCACCAAATTTACTAAAAGTTACAATTTTATCCTCCATGCCCTCTTTATCACAGGTAATTTTTTTCATTTCTTCTACTTCCATGAATAAATCTCCTTTACAAATTCGTTAAATTAGTTTAGAATATAACACGCGATTATTTTTAATTTATAGATGCCTTTGTATATATTTTAAAAGGCACTTATTTTTTAATTTTTTCTATTTCTCTATATATTCATCTACGAAATCTAATACTTTATCCAAAATATCCACTGCCTCTTCCAATTCTTCCTTCTTAATAATAAGTGGAGGAGCTACCATTATACAATTTTCATGAGAATAGGTTGAAAATCCTTTTTCCTTTAACATACCTACAATTTTACCCATTATCCCTTCTGGATCCTTTCCATAAGGAACTAGTGCTTCTCTTGTATTTTTATTTTTAACCAGCTCTACCGCAGAAAATAGACCTATATATCTAACATCTCCTACACTTGCATGTTTTTGTTTTATCTGTTCTAGTTTTTGTCCCAAAACAACACCCATTTTTTTAGAATTTTCTATTAAATTTTCTTCTTCATACACTTCTATAGTTGCACATCCTGCAGCACATCCCAGTGGATGGGCATTATAAGTAAGTCCACACATAAGCACATTATCATCAAAATATTCACCTATCTTTTTGCTTACAATAACTCCTCCCATAGGCACATATCCACAGGTGACACCTTTTGCAAAAGTAATAATATCTGGCTCTACATCCCAATTATTGCAGGCAAACCATTCCCCAGTTCTACCCCATCCGGCCATAACTTCATCGCATACCATCATTATTCCAAATTCATCACATAGCTTTCTTATACCTTGAAGATATCCCTTAGGTGGAATAATTACACCATTGCTTCCTGTTACAGTTTCTAGGAAAATAGCCGCCACAGTTTCGGTTCCCTCATATATTAATTGCTCTTTTAATTTTCCAAGATAATATTCACATGCTTCTTCTTCACTTTCAAATCTTATACTTTCCCTATAAACATAGGGATCAAAAAATTTAACAAATCCTGGTATACCAGGTTCACAGGTATACCTTCTTGGCTCTCCTGTTAAATTTGCAGCTCCAAAACTTGCCCCATGGTAAGAACGGTATCTGGAAAATATTTTAAATCTTCCTGTTACCATTTTAGCTATTTTTATGGCATTTTCATTAGAATCTGCCCCACCTAATGTAAAAAATACTTTTCCCATATTTTTAGGAGCTTTTTCTATAACTTTAGCCGCAAGCTTTGACCTTACATCAACTGCATATCCAGGGCCTATAAAAGGCATTTTATCCGCCTGCTCTTTTATAGCATTTATCACTTTTTTATTTCCATGTCCTATATTTAAATTTACAAGCTGTGAGGACATATCAAAATACTTTTTACCTGTACTGTCCCAAAAGTAAATTCCTTCAGCTTTTGTAATTACAAGTGGATCTAATTTTTTTTGTGCACTCCAGGAATGTAAATTATACTTTTTATCATATTCTTTTATTTTATTACTTTCTAAACACAATTCCTCATTTTGCAAAATTTCCATTTCTATTCCCCCTAATATATGGTTTCATATATTTCTATAAGCTGCCCTAGTGTAGGCTTTCTAGGATTAAGTGTTGTACTCTTATTTTCTATGGCATCCTTTGCCATTTTGTCAAAATTATCTTTATCCACTCCCACTTCTTTTAAACTTTTTGGAAGCCCTGTTTCTGAAAATAAATTTTTTATGGATTCCATAGCCAAATAGCTAGCTTCTCTTGTAGATTTTCCCTCTATATTTTCTCCCATAGTCTTGGCAATAAATTTAAATTTCTCCGAACATGCAGCTCTATTAAATCTCATTACTTCTGGAAGAAGCAGTGCATTTGCAAGGCCATGAGGAACTTTATAATAGGCTCCAAGGGGCCTGGACATAGAATGGACAAGTGCCGTAGATGAATTACTAAAAGCAAGACCTGCATACATTTGGGCAAGTAACATGTTACCTCTAGCTTCCATGTCATCCTCTTTTAATACCGCTTTTATTAAATTACTTGTAATAAGCTCTATGGCTTTTACTGCATAAACATCAGACATAGGCTGGGCAGCATTGGATATATATGCTTCCACAGCATGGGTAAAGGCATCCATGCCCGTTGCCGCGGTGATACTTGGCGGCATCATCTTAGTAAGGTTTGGATCTAAAATAGCCACCTTAGGAATGAGGAAATCACTGCCAATCAGCATTTTAATCTTTCTCTCTGTATCTGTT
This genomic interval from Clostridium kluyveri contains the following:
- a CDS encoding Zn-dependent hydrolase, whose translation is MKKITCDKEGMEDKIVTFSKFGDTGKGGITRLSLSKVALQARGEFSKRMKALGAEIITDDMGNMYATFKGSENLPRIAMGSHCDSVVQGGNYDGILGVLTAMEAVETIVKENIPHRHPITVMIWTNEEGARFDPAMMSSGVVTGKFDKAKMLASKDTEGITFGEALDASGYKGDEKNRINPKDYKALLELHIEQGPVLEASKKDIGVVEGVVGMVNYEFEFTGQAGHAGTVPQKMRKDALLAASEAILYLHRELDKLDDKLVYTTGRINCSPNVHTIIPEHVKFTLDARHQDPKVVEKVVKIIKNIPCELAGCKVNYKELWARKTVSFNKELVNLVEKNADLYGYSNMRMYSGPGHDAQFAADMLPVTMIFVPSIGGHSHCEIEKTPLDNCVKGTNVLLQTILDIDKM
- a CDS encoding aminotransferase class III-fold pyridoxal phosphate-dependent enzyme, translated to MEILQNEELCLESNKIKEYDKKYNLHSWSAQKKLDPLVITKAEGIYFWDSTGKKYFDMSSQLVNLNIGHGNKKVINAIKEQADKMPFIGPGYAVDVRSKLAAKVIEKAPKNMGKVFFTLGGADSNENAIKIAKMVTGRFKIFSRYRSYHGASFGAANLTGEPRRYTCEPGIPGFVKFFDPYVYRESIRFESEEEACEYYLGKLKEQLIYEGTETVAAIFLETVTGSNGVIIPPKGYLQGIRKLCDEFGIMMVCDEVMAGWGRTGEWFACNNWDVEPDIITFAKGVTCGYVPMGGVIVSKKIGEYFDDNVLMCGLTYNAHPLGCAAGCATIEVYEEENLIENSKKMGVVLGQKLEQIKQKHASVGDVRYIGLFSAVELVKNKNTREALVPYGKDPEGIMGKIVGMLKEKGFSTYSHENCIMVAPPLIIKKEELEEAVDILDKVLDFVDEYIEK
- a CDS encoding NCS1 family nucleobase:cation symporter-1; this encodes MEQLREKEIYELDKSDINVTESKLYNDDNAPVPVKERTWNTYNFTALWIGMAHCIPTYMLAGSLISLGMNWNQALFTITLGNLIVLIPILLNAHPGTKYGINFPVFSRAAFGVFGANIPAVLRAIVACGWFGINTYIGGSALNVLFSAVIPGWETLGGSFQIAGLSLPAAITFMIFWGIQMFIIFKGMEQLKKFENWAAPAVIVLAVFLVIWAVSSAHGFGPLLSEESKLKNMGDFMKVFPAALTSMVGFWATLSLNIPDFTRFAKGQKEQMVGQSLGLPITMTIFSAMGIIITSATVVIYGKAMWDPVDIIAKFTNPIALLIGFFGIVVASLSVNIAANIVSPANDFSNMAPKHISFKMGSLITGIIGILIMPWKLLSDPSGYIYAWLGTYSGILGPVAAIIICDYWIIKKKNLVLKDLYLTKGKYTYNKGFNLKAVISLIVGIFAALIGKIIPSLSGLANYAWFVGFAVSFVIYYLLSASSKEPESAAGLANESSNS
- a CDS encoding iron-containing alcohol dehydrogenase, translated to MNYSIFQCPRDIIYGEDVVDLVGVKSLKLGKKALIVTGKHSSKKTGALDKVSDSLKKSDLEYVVFNKVESDPSVNTVRLGVETAKEENIDVIVALGGGSALDAAKAISMVSTNGGDILDYENKAPEIEGIPIVAVPTTAGTGSEVTKYSIITDTERKIKMLIGSDFLIPKVAILDPNLTKMMPPSITAATGMDAFTHAVEAYISNAAQPMSDVYAVKAIELITSNLIKAVLKEDDMEARGNMLLAQMYAGLAFSNSSTALVHSMSRPLGAYYKVPHGLANALLLPEVMRFNRAACSEKFKFIAKTMGENIEGKSTREASYLAMESIKNLFSETGLPKSLKEVGVDKDNFDKMAKDAIENKSTTLNPRKPTLGQLIEIYETIY